CGGTCGCCCTTCGCGCCCAGCCCCAGCGCCTTCGCGGCCTTGCTGCCGCTGAACCCGGCCAGGCGCAGCACCTCGCGGACTTCCTCGCCGGTCGGTTGTGCCCAGCGTTCGGCCGGCTTCAAGCACTCCAGCCGGATATTGGCGTCGTTCGTCATTCGTTCGTTCTCCTGGTCAAGTGATAAGCCGCAACTGGTCGAAGCCGTAGATCGACTGGATGCAGCTCGGGTCTGAATCGA
This is a stretch of genomic DNA from Achromobacter xylosoxidans A8. It encodes these proteins:
- the korC gene encoding transcriptional repressor KorC, which encodes MTNDANIRLECLKPAERWAQPTGEEVREVLRLAGFSGSKAAKALGLGAKGDRTIRRWIGEDTPIPYAAWAILCDLAGLGVIWKED